The Pseudomonadota bacterium genome includes a region encoding these proteins:
- the cas1 gene encoding CRISPR-associated endonuclease Cas1 codes for MHTVYLDRKHASIEVQGDSMRVKPAPRGCGNIPLKLVARLVLLGEIQLTTSTLARLTDAGVSVVCLSGRGHRRVAQLCGPPGKDVERRLLQFQAAANPILSTALARELVAGKLAACGRELHEAEARRPARRRPLLAARRTLAALQEDIPGANLVSLRGLEGAGAAAWFRALATLFPASAGFNGRSRRPPRDPANAILSLCYTLLHAEAVAVCHAQGLDPMLGFLHEPLHGRESLACDLIEPLRPRIDGCVVKLFATRLVKAEHFSNGAAGCRLRKNGRQHFWPWWEETAPPFRRYLRTRGHELIRTLRAHQP; via the coding sequence ATGCACACCGTCTATCTGGATCGGAAACATGCCAGCATCGAAGTCCAGGGCGACAGCATGCGCGTCAAGCCCGCCCCGCGCGGGTGCGGCAACATACCGCTCAAACTCGTCGCACGACTGGTGCTGCTTGGCGAAATACAGTTGACCACCAGCACCCTGGCGCGACTGACCGACGCCGGCGTCTCCGTGGTCTGCCTGAGCGGCCGCGGTCACAGGCGTGTAGCGCAGTTATGCGGGCCGCCCGGCAAGGACGTTGAACGCCGCCTGCTGCAGTTTCAGGCCGCTGCCAATCCCATCCTATCCACCGCTCTAGCCCGGGAGCTGGTTGCGGGAAAGCTCGCCGCCTGCGGTCGTGAACTGCATGAGGCCGAGGCACGCAGACCGGCAAGGCGGCGGCCGCTGCTTGCCGCCCGCCGAACCCTCGCGGCGCTCCAGGAGGATATTCCGGGAGCCAACCTGGTGTCGTTACGCGGGCTCGAAGGTGCCGGTGCAGCAGCCTGGTTCCGCGCGTTGGCGACGCTGTTTCCGGCCAGTGCCGGGTTCAACGGAAGAAGCCGGCGACCACCTCGAGACCCGGCCAACGCGATACTTTCGCTGTGCTACACCCTGCTCCATGCCGAAGCGGTCGCTGTCTGCCATGCCCAAGGGCTCGATCCGATGCTTGGTTTCCTGCACGAACCACTCCATGGGCGTGAATCGCTGGCCTGCGATCTGATCGAACCATTGCGACCGAGAATTGACGGCTGCGTCGTAAAGCTGTTTGCCACCCGCCTTGTCAAGGCCGAGCACTTTTCGAACGGCGCCGCCGGATGCCGTCTGCGAAAGAATGGACGGCAACACTTCTGGCCTTGGTGGGAGGAGACCGCACCACCATTCCGGCGCTATCTGCGTACCCGTGGCCATGAACTGATTCGAACGCTTCGGGCGCATCAGCCATGA
- the cas2 gene encoding CRISPR-associated endonuclease Cas2: protein MNTDRYITAYDISSPRRLRGALKILLDYAVGRQKSVFECELSALHFDELCERMEALIDPAEDRFMILPASCLRPWHTLGIAPQHDHRDFFLLQ from the coding sequence ATGAACACCGACCGCTACATCACCGCCTACGACATCAGCTCTCCCCGCCGCCTGCGCGGCGCACTAAAGATCCTGCTGGACTATGCCGTCGGCCGCCAGAAGTCAGTCTTCGAATGTGAACTAAGCGCCCTCCACTTCGATGAACTGTGCGAGCGCATGGAAGCGCTGATCGATCCGGCTGAAGACCGCTTCATGATCCTGCCGGCATCCTGCCTGCGGCCCTGGCATACCCTGGGGATTGCGCCGCAGCACGACCATCGTGATTTCTTTCTTCTGCAGTGA
- the cas6 gene encoding CRISPR system precrRNA processing endoribonuclease RAMP protein Cas6, with the protein MGRYDLTFAARTAGQLPDWAGSAWRGAFGHALKQSVCVTGMKDCAPCPMFDRCVHARIFETPPPTGQGKMRKYTTAPRPYVLLPTPGGRIEAGQTMKLALRLFGSSNQDHALIIRALERAAWRGLGRNQLSLKLSQPETSTVSTLDAAPGRDLPEIDGDLHIELLTPLRIRIRDRYVGPADLSFGDFFSVLLRRISMLCTFHQRQPFELDFRALVDAARRVHWQSANLRLTPLKRYSSRQQTGIDMSGLTGTLVLAQRDAASFWPWLWLGQHTLVGRGCVMGLGHYRMTTVKSAI; encoded by the coding sequence GTGGGGCGATATGACCTGACTTTTGCTGCTCGCACGGCCGGCCAACTGCCCGACTGGGCTGGGTCGGCCTGGCGCGGCGCGTTCGGGCACGCGCTCAAACAATCGGTTTGCGTGACCGGCATGAAGGACTGTGCGCCCTGCCCAATGTTCGATCGCTGCGTGCACGCCCGCATTTTTGAAACGCCGCCGCCGACCGGTCAGGGCAAGATGCGCAAGTACACAACCGCGCCACGGCCCTATGTGCTGCTGCCAACGCCAGGGGGCAGAATCGAAGCAGGTCAGACCATGAAGCTGGCGCTCCGGCTGTTTGGATCATCCAATCAGGATCACGCCCTGATCATTCGCGCGCTGGAACGCGCGGCCTGGCGTGGCCTGGGCAGGAACCAGCTTAGCCTGAAGCTGAGTCAGCCAGAGACTTCGACCGTTTCCACGCTGGACGCAGCCCCAGGCAGGGACTTGCCTGAAATTGACGGCGATCTGCACATTGAACTGTTAACACCGCTGAGAATCCGCATTCGTGATCGCTACGTTGGCCCGGCCGACCTGAGCTTCGGCGATTTTTTCTCTGTCCTGCTCCGGCGCATCTCCATGCTGTGCACGTTCCACCAACGTCAGCCCTTCGAGCTTGACTTTCGCGCGCTGGTCGATGCCGCCCGCAGAGTCCACTGGCAGTCTGCAAACCTGCGCCTGACGCCGCTCAAGCGCTATTCCTCGCGCCAGCAGACCGGCATCGACATGAGCGGCCTGACCGGCACCCTGGTGCTGGCCCAACGCGATGCCGCAAGCTTCTGGCCCTGGCTGTGGCTGGGCCAGCACACGCTGGTCGGACGCGGCTGCGTTATGGGGCTGGGCCATTACCGAATGACGACAGTCAAAAGCGCCATCTGA
- the csx16 gene encoding CRISPR-associated protein Csx16 has protein sequence MSARGSRKLITFLGTGDYQPALYEWPGLGQAESTPFVCAALAHLWQPGHIHVLATSEARARNEHLLRQALSDAGVPAPEFCDIRTGRRESGLWDQFNALIGLVGKKGDNTDETEVLLDITHGFRAQPFFAGAVIGLLQAIGRQPDRLQVVYAEYRGDQGVSRIWSLNLFVELTEWAQALRLFLQTGMAGPVLALSRRIRQRQATQARLDGSEFPTWHRLVEAMADFATDLSTVRIAGLVTGYQQNPRKKAGAVGSARRLLQAITATRTEIIHRLPPMALVLDELQAVIEPLTADRLYSDEGHAALQALARHYLQLERYPEAAVTVREAMVNLHAADRNGAEVNHPGFSERARRQAEQKFSVSGNAARTIADLRNDIEHGGFRRQPLDARALTDRITQMVHDFAGADWPSTEQMTPRQTSQTLLVSRHPGARDWFRQQKLAFDRQVEHLDPAEVNPGDIAIGTFPLHIAAALCARGARVVFLSIDLPPEWRGRELDAHQLAQCNPCLEEFRVQKLGEFQSRTACP, from the coding sequence ATGAGCGCCCGGGGCAGCCGCAAGCTCATCACGTTTCTCGGTACCGGCGACTACCAGCCCGCGCTCTACGAATGGCCCGGCCTGGGGCAGGCGGAATCCACGCCGTTTGTCTGTGCCGCCCTGGCGCATTTGTGGCAGCCAGGTCACATTCACGTGCTGGCAACTTCCGAGGCGCGGGCCCGGAATGAGCATCTCTTGCGCCAGGCGCTAAGCGATGCCGGCGTGCCGGCACCTGAATTCTGCGACATTCGCACGGGCCGCCGGGAAAGCGGATTGTGGGACCAGTTCAATGCTTTGATCGGGCTGGTAGGCAAAAAGGGGGACAACACTGACGAGACTGAAGTACTGCTTGATATCACCCATGGCTTTCGAGCCCAGCCGTTTTTCGCCGGTGCCGTGATCGGACTGCTTCAGGCCATTGGCCGCCAGCCCGACCGACTGCAGGTGGTCTATGCCGAGTATCGAGGCGACCAGGGCGTTTCGCGGATCTGGAGCCTGAACCTGTTCGTTGAATTGACCGAATGGGCGCAGGCGCTGAGACTTTTCCTGCAAACCGGCATGGCCGGTCCCGTCCTGGCGCTCAGCCGACGTATCCGGCAGCGGCAGGCGACGCAAGCCCGTCTGGACGGAAGCGAGTTCCCAACCTGGCATCGCCTGGTCGAGGCCATGGCCGATTTTGCCACCGATCTGAGCACAGTGCGAATCGCTGGCCTGGTCACCGGCTATCAGCAGAACCCGCGCAAGAAGGCCGGCGCCGTTGGCAGCGCCAGGCGGCTCCTGCAGGCCATCACGGCCACGCGCACCGAGATCATCCACCGGCTGCCGCCGATGGCCTTGGTGCTCGATGAACTGCAAGCCGTCATTGAGCCACTGACAGCCGACCGACTCTACAGCGACGAGGGCCATGCAGCGCTGCAGGCATTGGCCCGGCATTACCTGCAACTGGAGCGTTATCCGGAAGCGGCCGTGACGGTGCGCGAAGCGATGGTCAACCTGCATGCAGCAGACCGCAACGGCGCGGAAGTCAATCATCCCGGCTTCAGCGAACGCGCTCGCAGGCAGGCTGAACAGAAATTTTCTGTCTCCGGCAATGCCGCCCGGACGATCGCCGATCTTCGCAACGATATCGAACACGGTGGTTTTCGAAGGCAACCCCTGGACGCCAGAGCATTGACCGATCGCATCACCCAGATGGTCCATGACTTCGCCGGCGCGGACTGGCCTTCGACGGAACAGATGACGCCTCGCCAAACTTCGCAGACCCTGCTGGTCTCACGCCACCCCGGCGCACGCGACTGGTTCAGGCAACAGAAGTTGGCATTCGATCGTCAGGTCGAACACCTCGATCCGGCCGAGGTCAACCCGGGCGACATCGCGATCGGTACGTTTCCGCTGCACATCGCCGCTGCCCTGTGCGCGCGGGGCGCTCGCGTTGTGTTTCTCTCGATCGATCTGCCGCCCGAGTGGCGTGGCCGCGAGCTCGACGCACATCAGCTCGCTCAGTGCAATCCATGTCTGGAGGAATTTCGCGTGCAGAAACTCGGCGAGTTTCAATCCCGCACGGCATGTCCATGA
- the cmr6 gene encoding type III-B CRISPR module RAMP protein Cmr6 gives MSIAAIPAYLKKHDHALASPALRFSLLLPVWEPNFSDTENDNTQAWKLACPLNAADQALMGALGARQAALRDGPLQREGLASFDAVSTAPFATGLGNEHPLENGFAFLHPYGLPYLPGSGVKGVLRQSARELAAGLWGDSHGWTIDAITALFGAEDAHAARRGALIFHDVIPQIRADKLMVEIMTPHQGEYYQGKAAPHDSGMPTPIQFLTVPPGTAFSFLVGCNPALLQHENLDLSDHWQSLLEAAFEHAFEWLGFGAKTAVGYGAMQRLDDQQVAKQRRHEHAAVLRCNWVDEMIGKLVEKNRSSADEALRGKALAEAWRDIEDEVLKQRALDDIQSRWEEQGWWDAPPSKSARRVRAMYDDSE, from the coding sequence ATGTCGATTGCCGCCATTCCCGCCTACCTGAAAAAACACGACCATGCGCTCGCCTCGCCCGCGCTGCGCTTCAGCTTGCTGTTACCGGTCTGGGAGCCGAATTTTTCCGACACTGAAAACGACAACACGCAGGCCTGGAAGCTGGCTTGCCCGCTCAACGCGGCCGATCAAGCCCTGATGGGCGCGCTCGGTGCGCGCCAGGCGGCCCTGCGCGATGGCCCGCTGCAGCGGGAGGGTCTGGCCAGCTTCGATGCGGTCTCGACCGCACCGTTCGCCACCGGTCTCGGCAACGAGCATCCGCTGGAAAACGGGTTTGCCTTCCTGCATCCCTACGGCCTGCCCTATCTCCCCGGCAGCGGCGTCAAGGGGGTGCTGCGCCAGTCAGCGCGCGAACTGGCCGCCGGCCTGTGGGGCGACAGCCACGGCTGGACGATCGATGCCATCACCGCGCTGTTCGGTGCCGAGGATGCCCATGCCGCGCGGCGCGGCGCGCTGATCTTTCACGATGTCATCCCGCAAATTCGCGCGGACAAGCTGATGGTCGAGATCATGACCCCGCACCAGGGCGAGTATTACCAGGGCAAGGCAGCGCCGCACGACTCCGGCATGCCCACCCCGATCCAATTCCTCACCGTCCCGCCGGGCACGGCCTTTTCCTTCCTGGTCGGCTGCAACCCGGCCCTGCTTCAGCATGAAAACCTGGACCTGAGCGACCATTGGCAGAGTCTGCTCGAAGCCGCGTTCGAACACGCCTTCGAATGGCTCGGCTTTGGCGCCAAGACTGCTGTGGGCTATGGCGCGATGCAGCGTCTTGACGACCAGCAGGTTGCAAAGCAACGCCGACACGAACACGCCGCGGTACTGCGCTGCAACTGGGTCGATGAAATGATCGGGAAGCTGGTCGAAAAAAACCGGTCGAGTGCCGATGAGGCACTTCGGGGCAAGGCACTCGCCGAAGCATGGCGGGACATCGAAGACGAGGTGCTCAAACAGCGTGCCCTGGACGACATCCAATCCCGGTGGGAAGAGCAGGGCTGGTGGGATGCCCCACCGTCCAAATCTGCCAGAAGAGTACGCGCCATGTACGACGACTCAGAATGA
- a CDS encoding CopG family transcriptional regulator → MSTTLTIRLDKELDETLSQLAAEQKRSKSDLVREMLRRQAAVADLHLLREELVPQAERAGYLSEDDFFRDVS, encoded by the coding sequence ATGTCAACAACCCTGACCATTCGTCTCGACAAGGAGCTGGACGAAACCCTCAGCCAACTGGCCGCCGAGCAGAAACGCAGCAAGAGTGATCTGGTGCGCGAGATGCTGCGGCGGCAAGCCGCTGTTGCAGATCTGCATCTGCTGCGCGAAGAACTTGTGCCGCAGGCCGAACGGGCCGGATACCTGAGTGAAGATGATTTCTTTCGCGACGTTTCGTGA
- a CDS encoding putative toxin-antitoxin system toxin component, PIN family, with translation MRVFIDSNIWISAFASRGFCADLLEWLLKKGSPHSLWISREVIEEVTRVLEQQFSLSDAGRQRLDRLLAVPNRSCGGEWIAPPDFPDPDDIAIVAAALAARAGLFITGDQALLNLETIDGMHFVSSREGYRQLRGL, from the coding sequence GTGAGGGTCTTTATTGACAGCAATATCTGGATCAGCGCATTCGCATCGCGCGGATTCTGTGCCGACCTGCTGGAATGGCTGTTGAAGAAAGGCAGTCCTCACAGCCTGTGGATCAGCCGCGAGGTGATTGAGGAAGTCACGCGCGTGCTTGAGCAGCAGTTCAGTCTCAGCGACGCGGGTCGGCAACGGCTCGATCGACTGCTGGCGGTGCCGAATCGAAGCTGCGGCGGTGAATGGATTGCACCGCCGGATTTTCCGGATCCTGACGACATCGCCATTGTGGCCGCGGCCCTGGCGGCGCGGGCCGGTCTGTTCATCACCGGCGATCAGGCGCTGTTGAACCTTGAAACCATTGATGGCATGCATTTTGTCTCGTCCAGGGAAGGCTACCGGCAGCTGCGTGGCCTCTAG
- the cmr5 gene encoding type III-B CRISPR module-associated protein Cmr5, whose amino-acid sequence MSSPSTSRLTLEQQRAAHAWSKASEGVARHPKDYVNDAKGLPALIMNSGLMQVMAFLHGKGGRHVTLANHLLEWLHQRMDTPKDFSAFMTHLAAMEDARQFQAITTEALAWLKWLRQLAPAVEQ is encoded by the coding sequence ATGTCCAGTCCATCGACATCGAGACTGACGCTCGAACAGCAGCGCGCCGCGCATGCCTGGAGCAAGGCCAGCGAGGGCGTGGCGCGGCACCCCAAGGATTACGTCAACGACGCCAAGGGCCTGCCGGCGCTGATCATGAACTCCGGTCTGATGCAGGTCATGGCCTTCCTGCACGGCAAGGGCGGGCGACATGTCACCCTGGCCAATCATCTGCTCGAATGGCTGCATCAGCGGATGGACACGCCGAAGGACTTTTCAGCCTTCATGACCCATCTGGCCGCGATGGAAGACGCCCGCCAGTTTCAGGCGATCACCACCGAGGCCCTGGCCTGGCTGAAATGGCTGCGGCAACTGGCCCCAGCCGTGGAGCAGTAA
- the cmr4 gene encoding type III-B CRISPR module RAMP protein Cmr4, with translation MFEQQAAVFFYALSPVHMGAGTASGVIDNPIQRERHTGHPSLAGSGLKGAVRHGWKSLGGADDLIDPLLGPASNSGELHAGAVSFGDAQLVAFPVRCLRESFVYATSPQTLARTARMLKHAGHAVDWQVPEVAEGQALVFNEQLTSDGKLALEAYEYTAETRSELSDVGRSLATLALPDKPEYRFFADKLARDLVVLNDTDFAWFCDHATLVEPHVRIDEKTGAAAKTGLFYTENLPPEALLLAPLTASQTRTGKGEPDPAAFVMDKMANLLHGAVFQVGGDATTGRGLVLTNVVRG, from the coding sequence ATGTTCGAGCAACAGGCTGCTGTTTTTTTCTACGCGCTGAGTCCGGTCCACATGGGTGCCGGGACAGCCAGCGGAGTGATCGACAACCCGATTCAGCGCGAGCGCCATACCGGCCACCCCAGCCTTGCCGGCTCCGGCCTCAAGGGCGCGGTGCGCCACGGCTGGAAATCGCTGGGCGGTGCGGATGACCTGATCGACCCGCTGCTTGGCCCCGCCAGCAACAGCGGCGAGCTGCACGCCGGCGCGGTCAGCTTCGGCGATGCGCAGTTAGTCGCTTTCCCCGTCCGCTGTCTGCGCGAGAGCTTTGTCTACGCCACCAGCCCGCAGACGCTGGCCCGCACGGCCCGGATGCTCAAGCATGCCGGCCATGCAGTCGATTGGCAGGTGCCCGAAGTGGCCGAAGGGCAGGCCCTGGTGTTCAACGAGCAGCTGACCAGCGACGGCAAACTGGCGCTGGAGGCTTATGAATACACTGCTGAGACGCGAAGCGAGCTGTCCGATGTCGGCCGTTCGCTCGCTACCCTGGCGCTGCCGGACAAGCCGGAATACCGGTTCTTTGCCGACAAGCTGGCGCGCGACCTGGTGGTATTGAACGACACCGATTTCGCCTGGTTCTGCGACCACGCCACGTTGGTCGAGCCGCATGTGCGGATCGATGAAAAAACCGGCGCGGCCGCGAAAACGGGGCTGTTCTACACCGAAAACCTGCCGCCCGAAGCGCTGCTGCTGGCCCCGCTGACGGCCAGCCAGACCCGCACCGGGAAAGGCGAACCGGATCCGGCCGCCTTTGTCATGGACAAGATGGCCAATCTGCTCCATGGCGCCGTGTTTCAGGTCGGCGGTGATGCGACAACGGGGCGCGGCCTGGTGCTCACCAACGTGGTGAGGGGGTAA
- the cmr3 gene encoding type III-B CRISPR module-associated protein Cmr3: MTDRFFIEPLDVLILRGNKLFGEAGSYGQSLIPPWPSLAAGALRSALLVHDGIDLTAFARGEAGHYHPTIGTRDKPGEFAVLGFQLARRRNGRVETLHPIPADLDVVDHREHHRDNHRFELRRLTPKNLAAGIESSSPLAQLAVLSSDAQAKPAKGLWLIQAGFADYLTGIVPAPETLVRSEELWKIDPRVGVALDGTYGRARDGALFTTETVAFGDGVGFVVAAHGVDGLPDSGTLRFGGDGRAAGWQRIGHKSGAPNLVEIAQNGRCRLVLTAPGLFPDGWLPPGMTSDDGEYRFELHGVRARVSCAAVPRAGVVSGWDLAHRQPKPAQRAVPAGSVYWLEDLEATPEALGKLAVSGLWPATGDNAVRRAEGFNRFVFAHY; this comes from the coding sequence ATGACCGACCGCTTCTTCATCGAACCGCTCGATGTGCTGATCCTGCGCGGCAACAAGCTGTTCGGCGAGGCCGGCAGTTATGGCCAATCCCTGATCCCGCCCTGGCCGTCGCTGGCCGCCGGGGCGCTGCGCTCGGCGCTGCTGGTCCATGACGGGATCGACCTGACTGCGTTCGCCCGCGGCGAAGCCGGTCACTATCACCCGACCATCGGCACCAGGGACAAGCCGGGCGAGTTTGCCGTGCTCGGCTTTCAATTGGCGCGCCGGCGCAATGGCCGCGTCGAGACACTGCACCCGATACCGGCTGATCTCGATGTTGTCGATCACCGGGAACACCACCGCGACAATCACCGGTTCGAGCTCCGTCGGCTGACTCCGAAGAATCTCGCAGCCGGAATCGAATCCTCATCACCGCTGGCACAGCTGGCCGTGCTGTCTAGTGACGCGCAGGCCAAGCCGGCCAAGGGCCTTTGGCTGATTCAGGCCGGCTTCGCCGATTACCTGACCGGGATCGTGCCGGCGCCGGAGACGCTGGTCCGTTCAGAAGAACTCTGGAAGATTGACCCGCGCGTCGGCGTGGCGCTGGATGGCACCTATGGAAGGGCACGCGACGGCGCGCTGTTTACGACCGAAACCGTTGCATTTGGAGACGGCGTGGGTTTCGTCGTTGCCGCACACGGTGTCGACGGTTTGCCCGATTCGGGCACGCTGCGCTTCGGCGGCGACGGCCGCGCGGCGGGCTGGCAGCGCATTGGCCACAAGTCCGGCGCGCCGAACCTTGTCGAGATTGCGCAAAATGGCCGCTGCCGGCTGGTGTTGACCGCTCCGGGGCTCTTTCCCGATGGCTGGCTGCCGCCTGGCATGACGAGCGACGACGGTGAATACCGCTTCGAACTCCACGGCGTCCGCGCCCGTGTGAGTTGCGCCGCCGTGCCGCGTGCTGGCGTGGTGTCGGGATGGGATCTCGCCCACCGTCAACCCAAGCCGGCCCAGCGTGCGGTGCCCGCGGGCAGCGTGTACTGGCTCGAGGATCTCGAAGCCACCCCCGAGGCGCTCGGCAAGCTTGCCGTTTCCGGTCTCTGGCCCGCAACGGGCGACAATGCTGTCCGTCGCGCCGAAGGTTTCAATCGTTTCGTCTTTGCGCACTACTGA